TGCAGGATTCTGCCGATAAAGAATGCACCACTTCTAGGTGCAACGCCCTCACCGAGAGGCAGGTGAAAAGCGCGACCCACCTTTTTTCGTCGCTACGTCCTCGTTTGACCAGCAGTGGTCCGAAGTAGTCCAGCCCTGTGAAGGTGAACGGTCGTACATAGGGTTTAACCCTGGGCTGGGGGAGTGGGGCCATTTTTGGAGCCTGTGGTCTAGCCAGATAAACACGACACCACATGCAGCTTTTAATCGCCTTCTTCACACTGGCTCTCATCCGGGGGATGTAGTAACGTTGCTTGAGCTCGTTCAGTACAGTCTCGGTATTGGCATGGCCGTACTTTTGGTGAAATCGCAGGATCAAAAGAGTGGTGACATGATGATCTCTTGGTATTATCACAGGATTTCGAAAGTCGAACGAATAATAAGCCGCTTGAGGGTCGATTCTGCTCGCCATCCGGAGAACACCGGACTCATCGATCACCGGTGATAGCTTCGCTAGGACACTTCCCTTGCCGATACGCTTCCACTGCTTCGATGAAAGCTCAGAACTGCTTCTAAGCGCTTGAATTTCTTCCGCAAACACCTGTCGCTGCACAGCCCGCCAAATGGCTGCTTCCGCCGACACATAATCATCACGATTCAGATCACCACAGGATTCACTAGATTCCACCGGTTCCCGTTTGAAGCGCTTGAAGCGGTGCACGAAATGATACATATAAGCAACTCGGTTGAGTAGCCCATCCCACCGCGAGAAACTTTCCATGTTGACTACAAAATCATCGTCAGACTGACGATGAACGTTTACCGACCGTAATTCGTCTTTGGGTGACTCCAAGCAGGGTTTTTGTTTCGGCCATTCTTCTGTTGGTCGGTACAAGAATTCGGGTCCTTTGTACCACAAACCATCTGGATCGAAGTTGGGACCATTACCCCATTTGGTTCCTTGGTCGGCTATGTTGTCACGGGAAGGAACCCACTGCCAGTCTTCCACCGAAGTATTCGTCAAAATTTCTGCTATTCTAAAACCGACAAATTGGCGATATTTTCGTGGATCCGCACGGAGCCAGGCCATAACAGTCGAAGAATCGGTCCACAGGAACTTTTCGGTAATTTGCAGTGAGTGACTTTCTTCTACAGACTTCAGCAACCGAGAACCAATCACTGCAGCGCCCAGCTCGTTTCGAGGTATGGATTGTGGTCTTAAAGGTGTAACTTTGGCCTTAGCTGCCACCAGAGCGCAGCGGGGAGTATCTCCGTCAACGATTCTAAAATAGGCCGCAGCACAGTAGGCCAGCTCACTGGCGTCCACGAACACATGCAGCTGAAGTGAATTGTAGCTGCCGGTAGTGTAGTTGGGGAAATAACAACGTGGCACTCTTACATTTTCCAACTTCGGTGTCAGTTTGATCCAGCGCTGCCACATATCAAAGTCGTCGTCGCAGATAGGATCATCCCACAGAATTCCCGAACGCCAGATGGACTGGATGAGAATTTTCCCGTGTATGGTGTAGCAGGCCACAATTCCGAGCGGGTCAAAAAGGCTCATGACCACCTGCAACACTTGCCGCTTTGTTGGTCGCGTTTCCCCAGACAGCAACGGGAGTAGATCTGTTCGGAAATCCGCCGAAAATACAAACACATCTTCACTCGGTACCCACATCATACCGAGGACTCTTTCGGTTTTTGTCGTCTTCTCGATGGCAAAGctcttcatctcatctccaGTAGTCACCCCAACCCGTTTCAGGAGGTGTTCGGAATTCGACTGCCAACTAGGTATCTCAAAACCTGCCGATCGGTTGACCAAACTCACTTCCAAAGCCAGTTTCGTTGCCTCTTCAATGGTATCACAGCTCGCAAGAAAATCGTCAACATATGTGTTGTCAACGATTGCTTCAGCAGCTTCCGGATAACGATCTTTATGTTCCTGGGCGTTTTTATTCTTAGCAAACTGTGCTGAACACGGGGAGCATGTTGCCCCGAACGTTGCGACGTCCATTATGTACACGTCGAGCGCAGCTTCTGGATTTTCCCGATACAAAAATCGTTGTGCGTTCCTATCTTCCGGACGAATAATCAACTGGTGGAACATTTGCCTTATGTCCCCAGCGATGGCATACTGTTTCTGTCGGAATCGGCAGAGGACAGATAGAAGCGGCTTCACCAAATCCGGCCCTTTCAAAAGCTGGGAGTTCAGAGAGGTTCCTCCATACGTTGCCGCAGCATCCCAGACTACACGCACCTTCGTTGGCTTGCGTGGATGTCGCACTGCGCTGATTGGCAGGTACCAAATCTTTCTGTCGTCACTGTTGCGGAGCTCGTCTGACGTCGCTTTGTGAACGTACCCCTTCTGCAGATAATCGTCGATTTGCTTGTCAATATTAGTTTTCAGTTCGGGATCTTTCAGCAAGCGCCTTTCAAAACAACCGTGTCGACGTACTGCCATGCTAAAGTTGTTCGGAAAAACCGGCTCATCGCTTTTCCAAAGCAATCCAGTTTGGAACTTTCCGGATGGTGTACGAACTGTCGTCTCTTCGAGCAATCTTCTGGCCCGTCGATCTTCATCGGATTCGGGCGGATTCAATCCGGATATCGCCAGGTTTTCGAATTCAAAATACTGCTGGACCATTTCATGGAGCTCGCGGCTATTGGAGCACTCGCAGACGTGAACAAAAGCACTACCTATCGTCTCAGGTGCTCGTCTTCCACCGAATATTGCCCATCCGAGGCGAAATTTAGCAGCAACAGGTTCTCCTCCGGATCTTTCCCTCTTCTTCAAAGCTAAGTTGAGCTGGGCATTATCGACACCGATAAGAATTCGTGGCACGGCCGtccggtagctgctgatgggAAGTCCACTCAGATGGGGGAATTGGTTCGAGAGACTCTCATAATCCAGGCTCTGCTTCGGTAATTCCAAGCTCTCAACGGTTCTTACGTTCGCCAGCTGATGGATGCGATTGTTCGAAGCACCCGAGATACCTATCTCGACCTTACGAGAGTTACTTTCACTTCTCGTGACGTTACTAGTCCACTGCAAGCAAAGCGGAATTCTTTCGCCCACCAAGCCCAGTTCGTCGATAAGTTCGTCTTCGACCAGCGTCAGGTCGGATCCGTCATCCAGAAAAGCAAATGTGGACACCGACTTCCCGTTCGCGTGAAGAGTCACGGGAAGTATTTTGAAGAAAGTGGTGCCTTGCTGGTGTTGATGATGGGCAGTTACCGATACCGAAGATTCCGATCCTTGACTCTTGAGAGTCGAACAACTTCCTGGATGTAGCAGTTTATGGTGGGGCTCAGGGCATCCATTGATCCCGCAAGGCTGCTTGTTTCGGCAAGGCCACCTTCCATGCGGCGCCAGACAACGCTTACACATATCCGTTTCACTGATGAACCTCAGCTTCTCTTCGAGCGGCAACGTTTCGAACTGCTTACAAGTTCGGACTCTGTGCGTTGTACTTTTGCACATCAGGCACGGCTTTAGCACCGGAGTAACTTTCGAAGCCGGTGGTCCAGGCGCTGAGGACACGGAGGCGGAATGTGCGTTCAAATAAACTGGCTTCTCCTTTCTCACAACACCTTTTGTGGCTTTTTCATTCAGACCAACATCCGACGTCAATTTCACCTTGCATGCCGCTGTTCGATAAGCCGACACAAACGCACAGAAATCGCCAAGCGATGGTTCCGGAAGAGCTGCTAACTTCATACCCCATTGTAGCTGCAAGTCGGGTGGAAGCTTAGCAACAAGCTCTGCCAGCAATAGTGGATTGTCCAAATGGGTGTTCAGTTTCGCTGACTGCATGTACGTCACCATGTTGCGTACCTCTCTGCCGAACGTCACAAGCGTCTCCAATTTCGTCACAGACGGCTGAGCGGTTTTCCGGATCTTGGATAGCAGACAGTATACAATTTGGTCTGGCCTTCCACACTCCATTGCATCCGGCAGCGTTAGAATATTCTGAACCTTTTCGCGAGCGCTACCAACAAGACTTTTCTGTAGCCTAGCAAGGTTCTCGTCGGGTTGTATGCCACACATGGCCGTTGTCGATTCAAATGCACTCAAGAACATGGGCCACTCGAGTGGGTCCCCGGAAAACTTGGGGAGGTCTCTAGAGACAACTTGACGCGCCGCCAGTTGCTGTGGCGTAATCATGCGACCTGTAGCATGAGGAAATCCTTTACCCAAATCTGCTGACACTGTTGGTGGAACTGTAGGCGGGTGCTGCTCGGATGCTTGCCAAGCACACGGCTGTACATTCAAACCAAAGTTCGGATGCCTGACTGGGTTGTTGATAAAGACTCCTCCCTGAGGGTGCGCAAACTGATAATCAGCACCAGATGACGGCATGTcaggaatatttggaaaatacaTCGTCCCGTAGGGGTTATTCATCACTGGAAATCCAGGGAACTGCGACGAGCTCGGCGGTGGCAATGTTAGCGGATTCACTGGTACAGGTGGAACTGGATTCTGAGCCACTGGCGGAAAACGTGGATTCGAATCAAGATAATTGCTCCTTGGGTCCGGTGCTATAGCTGGGGGAGGATTTCTTACTGGAATCTCTGCTTGTTTTGGCGCAGTGCTTGGTTGAATCTGTTGACCTGATTGAATTATTGCTTGCATTCTTTGCCGCTCCTCTCGCTGTTGGATGGCGGGATGTGGGTTCGCACTTGGAGCCACTGTCTCGGGTTTCTGCTGGACTGGGGTAGAAGTATGCACGAATCCGCATTGTTGTTCCACCCAACCGGCGATACTTCGATGACTTTTTCCTCCTACGCTACGATCACATCCTTCACTGAGCTCTTCCAAAGCTATTTCTGCTTCTAGCTGCTGCTTTCTAGCAAGAAACTCGCGATCCCGTTCCGCTTTTTGATCCTCCAAATCCTTTTGCTCTTTCAGGTGCCTTAAACGAAGATGAGCAATAGCATTGACTGAGACGACTGATCCGGCATTCGAATTAGACGAGGATTGAAGTCTTCCGAAATTTGGATCGTCCTGTCTCCCTCTTATTGGACCGGTGGTATTATCATGACGTTCAGCGGCGCGAGCTGAAGCAAACGTTGTGTGTGCTTCGGGCGAGTTTATGTTGCCGGTTTGAGTCGAATTAACTGCGTTGTGACTAGCTACGCATCTGCAGCAGAGCCAGCTTCGATCGGCTATGGTAGCCGTAACACCGGCGCATCCATAATGTTGCCATTGCGAACACTCGTCACAAGCGACCATGCTCTGCGCTGAATCCGGGCGGCGACATGTCACGCAGTTGAACAGCTCTCCGGTAGGGCCTTCCATCATCGGTTCCAGGTTTAGGTTGCTCGTTGCAGCTTTATTTTCGAGATTTAtgggaaataaaaactgttccgtagtacgttgtatgcgaacgaactcgactgtaaatacatttattattaaatgatgataatgtaaacaatctcttatgaacttacaaataagtttcgccgtttaccctaagctctagctctggcaaccctaaaccgtcggatatcaccggctatttgaagctaatggacgaaaatcatatttatcttcgggtaaataaaaagtacacttgcgtacttacgctttttctttcctaccgctctaattgagctcaacccggtacacctaaccggaacaaccgaacggtcactcaaactatcaaaggaaatacaatattttagtgGCAAATTGCGCAGTAAGGAATTTCTATCACCTAACCTCTTCCGACTCACAAACCCGCGAGCACTCAA
This sequence is a window from Uranotaenia lowii strain MFRU-FL chromosome 3, ASM2978415v1, whole genome shotgun sequence. Protein-coding genes within it:
- the LOC129753308 gene encoding uncharacterized protein LOC129753308 encodes the protein MEGPTGELFNCVTCRRPDSAQSMVACDECSQWQHYGCAGVTATIADRSWLCCRCVASHNAVNSTQTGNINSPEAHTTFASARAAERHDNTTGPIRGRQDDPNFGRLQSSSNSNAGSVVSVNAIAHLRLRHLKEQKDLEDQKAERDREFLARKQQLEAEIALEELSEGCDRSVGGKSHRSIAGWVEQQCGFVHTSTPVQQKPETVAPSANPHPAIQQREERQRMQAIIQSGQQIQPSTAPKQAEIPVRNPPPAIAPDPRSNYLDSNPRFPPVAQNPVPPVPVNPLTLPPPSSSQFPGFPVMNNPYGTMYFPNIPDMPSSGADYQFAHPQGGVFINNPVRHPNFGLNVQPCAWQASEQHPPTVPPTVSADLGKGFPHATGRMITPQQLAARQVVSRDLPKFSGDPLEWPMFLSAFESTTAMCGIQPDENLARLQKSLVGSAREKVQNILTLPDAMECGRPDQIVYCLLSKIRKTAQPSVTKLETLVTFGREVRNMVTYMQSAKLNTHLDNPLLLAELVAKLPPDLQLQWGMKLAALPEPSLGDFCAFVSAYRTAACKVKLTSDVGLNEKATKGVVRKEKPVYLNAHSASVSSAPGPPASKVTPVLKPCLMCKSTTHRVRTCKQFETLPLEEKLRFISETDMCKRCLAPHGRWPCRNKQPCGINGCPEPHHKLLHPGSCSTLKSQGSESSVSVTAHHQHQQGTTFFKILPVTLHANGKSVSTFAFLDDGSDLTLVEDELIDELGLVGERIPLCLQWTSNVTRSESNSRKVEIGISGASNNRIHQLANVRTVESLELPKQSLDYESLSNQFPHLSGLPISSYRTAVPRILIGVDNAQLNLALKKRERSGGEPVAAKFRLGWAIFGGRRAPETIGSAFVHVCECSNSRELHEMVQQYFEFENLAISGLNPPESDEDRRARRLLEETTVRTPSGKFQTGLLWKSDEPVFPNNFSMAVRRHGCFERRLLKDPELKTNIDKQIDDYLQKGYVHKATSDELRNSDDRKIWYLPISAVRHPRKPTKVRVVWDAAATYGGTSLNSQLLKGPDLVKPLLSVLCRFRQKQYAIAGDIRQMFHQLIIRPEDRNAQRFLYRENPEAALDVYIMDVATFGATCSPCSAQFAKNKNAQEHKDRYPEAAEAIVDNTYVDDFLASCDTIEEATKLALEVSLVNRSAGFEIPSWQSNSEHLLKRVGVTTGDEMKSFAIEKTTKTERVLGMMWVPSEDVFVFSADFRTDLLPLLSGETRPTKRQVLQVVMSLFDPLGIVACYTIHGKILIQSIWRSGILWDDPICDDDFDMWQRWIKLTPKLENVRVPRCYFPNYTTGSYNSLQLHVFVDASELAYCAAAYFRIVDGDTPRCALVAAKAKVTPLRPQSIPRNELGAAVIGSRLLKSVEESHSLQITEKFLWTDSSTVMAWLRADPRKYRQFVGFRIAEILTNTSVEDWQWVPSRDNIADQGTKWGNGPNFDPDGLWYKGPEFLYRPTEEWPKQKPCLESPKDELRSVNVHRQSDDDFVVNMESFSRWDGLLNRVAYMYHFVHRFKRFKREPVESSESCGDLNRDDYVSAEAAIWRAVQRQVFAEEIQALRSSSELSSKQWKRIGKGSVLAKLSPVIDESGVLRMASRIDPQAAYYSFDFRNPVIIPRDHHVTTLLILRFHQKYGHANTETVLNELKQRYYIPRMRASVKKAIKSCMWCRVYLARPQAPKMAPLPQPRVKPYVRPFTFTGLDYFGPLLVKRGRSDEKRILQDGNSAVCR